One window of Alkaliphilus metalliredigens QYMF genomic DNA carries:
- a CDS encoding ABC transporter ATP-binding protein — MKLEGVYKNFDEIKVLHNFNLAVDDKEITCILGPSGCGKSTLLNIMAGIIKPDVGSVKDNKKKVGYVFQEDRLLPWKTVYENIKIVNKKASDLKLKNLINLVGLTDFENKYPGQLSGGMRQRCAIARAFNFQSELLLMDEPFKSLDYDLRINMVKSLIDIWHKWNNAIVFVTHEIDEAILLGNKIVVLSKNPCTVETIINVNTPQNLRNLEDRELVAVRTKLIKILSNQKDASTYKSA; from the coding sequence TTGAAACTGGAGGGGGTCTATAAAAATTTTGATGAAATAAAAGTATTACACAATTTTAATCTAGCAGTAGACGATAAGGAAATAACCTGTATTTTAGGACCCTCTGGATGCGGCAAATCGACTTTGTTGAATATCATGGCGGGAATTATAAAGCCCGATGTAGGTAGTGTAAAAGACAATAAAAAGAAAGTGGGATATGTGTTTCAAGAGGATCGATTACTTCCTTGGAAAACCGTATACGAAAACATAAAAATAGTCAATAAAAAAGCTTCGGATTTAAAGTTAAAGAATTTAATTAATCTTGTGGGGCTGACTGACTTTGAAAATAAATATCCGGGCCAATTAAGCGGTGGTATGAGGCAACGTTGTGCCATCGCAAGGGCCTTTAATTTTCAATCGGAACTGTTATTAATGGATGAGCCATTTAAATCACTAGACTATGATCTTCGGATCAATATGGTAAAAAGCCTAATTGATATATGGCATAAATGGAATAATGCGATTGTGTTTGTCACCCATGAAATCGATGAAGCCATATTACTGGGCAATAAAATTGTGGTCCTTTCTAAAAACCCCTGTACTGTAGAAACAATCATAAATGTAAATACACCTCAAAACCTGAGAAACCTTGAGGACAGAGAATTAGTAGCTGTAAGGACTAAGCTGATTAAGATTCTTTCAAATCAAAAGGATGCTAGTACCTATAAAAGTGCTTAG